AAATCTTTATCTTTGTAAATCGAAGGTGGTGTCTTGTTTAAATCACCAGATAAAGGAAGTTGTATTAGTTCAATTTTTTCAAACTTCTTTATCCATTTTAAATATTGTTTGACTCCATCTATTATATAGGAACTTTTTAAAGGCCCTACGACTATGATTCTAGTCATTTTTCTTCATTTGAAATATATTTTATCTTGGTGATCTGTGATTCGGTTAACAATTTTTCTTCTATTGTAAATAATTCTCCATCCAAATTACCTATTAAGTTTTTAAACGATTGTAAAAACAATTTCCCCGTTAAAGGAGATGGGAGAGATACTTTTTCTATTTCGCTTCCAAAATGTTCTATTATCGTTTTAACTTTACTGTAAAGCAAATAGAGAGACACATCCCCTTCTTTTGCATTTAAAGTAAGACTGAATTTACCGTTTTGTTTTCTTTCTAAAAATACACTAGCAGGTAAACTCAAGCTTATTTCTTGCTTTATTTGTTCGGCTAACCACCTGTCTAAGGTGTTAATATGAAATTCCAAAGATATTAGAAAATCTCTGACCCCCATAATAGTTGCTCCAGCAGTGGGATGTGGGTGATTTGGGCCAAAATCTGGTTCCCATTCAGGAAAAGACATTTTTTTAGTTAAGAATTCAAATTCACCTTTTCGCAAGGTGTTAATATTTCTACGGTATTCGTTTCTGGCGGATTTTTCGTATAGATATATAGGCAATTCAAAACTTTCAGAGATTTTTTTTGCTAATCTTTTTACAAGATTATCCGCCTCATCAAAGGTCGTTGATATTAATGGAACAATTGGGATAACATCTACAGCACCTATTCTTGGATGATACCCACTATGGTTTCTGAGATCTATATTTTCCACACATATTTTAACCATTTCGAATAAGAAAGTCTCTATTTGGTTTAATTCACCTACAACACTGATGAAGCTTCTATTGAAGTATTCATCGCTTTTACAAGAAATAAACCAAATCTTATCAAAATTCTCAGAAAGGTCTTTGATTCGGTTGATTAATTCTTTGTTTTTCCCTTCACTGATGTTTGGTAGAGTTTCTACGATTTTCATCATTGTTCACCTCGTAATGTTTTTTTCTATCATTAAACCTTTTGTTGCAATCCCTAATATTATAGAAAAAGTAACAAAAGAAGAACCACCATTTGATATCAGAGGCAGAGGAATGCCTGTAACTGGTAACATACCTAGATTCATTCCAATATTTTGAAAAATATGGAAAAAGAACAAAAATGCAGATCCAACATAAAAATACTTCCAAAATAGGTCATCGCTTTTTTTGTATCCTTCGTATAGTCTCCAAAGTATTGCCGAATAAAGTATTAGAATAAAACTTACCCCCAGAAATCCAAACTCTTCTCCGATAACGGAAAATATAAAATCCGTATGACTTTCAGGTACGAATCCACTCAAATTCATGTATCCATTCATGTATCCTTCTCCTAACAAACCACCAGAACCTATAGCTTTTATCGCTTGTGCGGTGTTATAATAATAACTTAGAGAGTAGGTTTGAGGAAAGAGAAATCCTATTATTCTCCCTTTTTGGTATTCTTGGAGGTTGTAAAAAATTATGGGACTGCCAATCAAAGCTAATCCTAAAGAATACTGCCATAATTTTTCGAACCTTCCTGAAATGAAAACTAGAACAA
The sequence above is drawn from the Petrotoga miotherma DSM 10691 genome and encodes:
- a CDS encoding FtsW/RodA/SpoVE family cell cycle protein translates to MNSFITNLIGERKERIKKIEIILVIAYILLAFVGFLSVKSAVINSPLEGIENQQLMWIIIGISFFAISIFIPERFIKKYTPILFYLVIFALVLVLFTTPVSGAKRWIRLGPVGFQPSEIFKLVLLLYLSYVLSQNDNKKFYFASIMIFLSAGLIYKEPDFSTSIIVLFTWFVLVFISGRFEKLWQYSLGLALIGSPIIFYNLQEYQKGRIIGFLFPQTYSLSYYYNTAQAIKAIGSGGLLGEGYMNGYMNLSGFVPESHTDFIFSVIGEEFGFLGVSFILILYSAILWRLYEGYKKSDDLFWKYFYVGSAFLFFFHIFQNIGMNLGMLPVTGIPLPLISNGGSSFVTFSIILGIATKGLMIEKNITR